The Dermacentor andersoni chromosome 1, qqDerAnde1_hic_scaffold, whole genome shotgun sequence genomic interval TCCTGTGTGAGTGCGCACGATGTCCGCACAAGGTACGGATAGCCCTCCATGAACGCCACCAACAGTTCACGTTGGTGTGGCGACACGTGAGGGCCAAGCCTGACATTCTTGTCGGACGACATTTCGCAGCCGACAAACAGAGATTTTGCAATTGAACTGCGCGCTCCCGCCAATTTGTTTTGGTGTGTGCGATACCACCTAGCGGACTAAACCAAAATATATGCCGCTTAAATTAGTTTTCTTCTCTCGCATGACATTTCCGAGGCAGATTATGTGTTGCAACAGTaagaatttttttcttatattaCGTGTTTAATTATTAAGGCATCACAAGCATTCTGCACTTAATGTATCGTCCCCGATCGAAGCCCAAACTGGTGACGCAAACTTCCGGGGCTGGGCTCGCTCGTTTATTGGCTGTGCTCTCCCTCCCTTTCTCACAAATCTTGCGGACGGCCTACTTTGTGACGTCGCAGCCAGACCGAACGAACGGAAAAGCGAGCTGTTTGCGCGATAGCACCAAAAGGGCGGAAagaaacgcaagcggctgttgttcaaagaaaacgcgcaccagcgcctcagggcatcgcgcgaacgccgctgttgcccgtgattggtcggcgccgctgtgacgtctttcgcggcagtctccggtcggcgccgccgtttgagagcgtagcacgctgttctggagacgtattctgaaacgttcgccgcggtGTAAGTTTCGccctggccacgcctccgccgttgcggcgcgcGCTGAATGGCTGATTTGACAAAACTGGAAATTCACTTGCGCCACCTGGTACTTCCTGTCTACGTCATTTTAACGTCACGGTGTCATTGGGTGCTCCGGACATTTATTGAATAAGCGAACACGTCTTTTGTTGTTCGGTTGCTGGTGGAGTCTAGCGGGGTAGTTAGGTGGTAGTTTATAGCAGAGTTTTTGATGGCGTGGTGCACGTGTTGTTTCCAGGCGATTGATGTTGTTTGTTGTTTCCAGGCTGTGTTCCCTTGCGCAAGTGACACGTGTGGGTGGCAGTGCTTTTGAGCAGCGCCATGAACAACGCACTGCTCGCGTGGTTCCTCGCGCGACGGCGGGACCAACATACCCGCTCCAGCCGTGACGCCTTCGCCATGAGGGGAGAAGCGTTTCGGCGCCATTTCCGGATGACGAAGAGCGCCGTCCGGCTGCTTTGCAGCGAGCTTGCCCACTTGCTGGAGCCGCCGACCGCGGGGGGCCTGAGCGTTGAGTACCAAGTCCTCTGTACCCTCAGGTTCTTTGCAATGGCAGCTTCCAGTCGTCAGTCGTCAGTGAGGCGGCCATCGACATGTCCCAGCCGTCTGTAAGCCGCTGCATTGCAAAAGTCGCGCGGGCCATTGTTCAGGTTGGGAAGGAGCAAGGATGGGTGGCCTTCCCACGCACCGCCAGCGAGCGAGCTGCAATTAAGCAAGGGTTCTTGCAGCGCGGCAGGCTCGGCGGCGTGATTGGGTGCGTGGATGGCACGTTCATCGCCATCGTCGCCCCGAACCTGCCTCCTGCGCAGAAGGCAACGTATTGGTGCCGGAAGGGCTATTACGCCCTGAATGCAATGGTGGTAAGTTGTAAACGAAATTGCATGTAATGGAACAACAATTAATGGACAGCCATTGGCATCACCGTAACACAATTGTCTGCAATGTGTTTCAGGTGTGTGACTCGGACTTGAGGGTCCTTCATGTTGACCCGCGATTCGCTGGGTCGTGCCACGACGCGCACGTGTGGCGGTACGCGTCGCTTCGTCGGCGCATTGCCAGCGGCCGCATTGCCGTACAAGACGGCGAGTACCTTCTCGGTGAGTATTAACGAAGTTGCTCTCAAAAGGAAAACTCTACTCGATGCGTGTGTGTGATGTCCTATGTTGCGTAAAATGCCGGAAATACTGGCTTCTATCTTTCTATGTGCAGGCGACAGTGCGTACCCcctggagccgtggctcctgacaCCTGCGCCTGGCCACCCTGCCCCGCACACACCGGAAGGGCGCTACAACGCCGCGCACACTTCCGCAAGGTCAGCGGTGGAGCGCTGCATCGGCGTCATGAAGAGCCGATTCCGATGTCTGCAGCGGCACCGCGCCTTGCATTACGGCCCCAAAAAGGCAGCTACGATTGTGGCAGCCTGTGCGGCGCTGCACAATCTGTGCATTGACGAAAATGTGCCGCATACGGGCCGCGCGTACTCTGACGGAGACGACGACGGCGACCGTCCGCACGCCTCAAGCAGCTCAGCAACGCAGGGTGAAGCACCTCGGGCCAGGCGAGCACTGTATTTGCGCGGGAGGGCGGCACGTGCAAGGCAGATTGCAATACTCTCGATTGCTCGTAATCGCCACTTGCAGCATGTACAGAATGCGGTTTGCCACGCACGTCGCCTGCAACGCTAGGCCGTAGCAGTTTGCCCAGTTGTAGCAGTTTGCCCGTTGCTGCCTCCCCTGGCCGCTCCCATGTGCAGGCACCTGTCGCCGcccccttctgcccgagtagtgtgcgtcgatttgtgccagacgctctcacgtgctgacacttgctcctcctgtgctggctgtgcttgtggtttcgttgctgcctccccttctgcccgagtagtgtgcgtggctttgtgccagacgctctcacgtgctgacacttgctcctcctgtgctggctgtgcttgtggtttcgttgctgcctccccttctgcccgagtagtgtgcgtcgatttgtaccagacgctctcacgtgctgacacttgctcctcctgtgctggctgtgcttgtggtttcgttgctgcctccccttctgcccgagtagtgtgcgtcgatttgtgccagacgctctcacgtgctggcacttgctcctcctgtgctggctgtgcttgtggtttcgttgctgcctccccttgccgCTCCCATGTGCCGGCACCTGTCGCCGCCCCCTTTCTGCATTACAAGTGTTCGCCGCATTTCGGCTGAAAGTGCCTCCCCTTTCCTGCTCCCTTGTGCTGACAGGCGTGTTTGTGAGCTCGTAGTGTGTATGGTTTTCTGTGAAGTGGTGCCTCCTTGCTGCTCCAGTGTGCCGACACCTGCCACCATCTGCTGGGGCATTAGAAGTGTGTGTGGTTTTGTGGCAGTTGGTTGCCCCACCTGACCTACACGTGCCAACATTCCTTATTGTGATAGAGGTGTTTGTGTTTGTGGTGATGTTTCTCGGCTTTCTTTTAAGGGGGAGCGTCTTGTGCAGTGTCTAGGCAACGGCTTGCACTGCTCAGCCTTGCCTTATGCTAGCTGCTGCCTTGTTCAACAGGTCTTGTGGAATGCAAGGGTTGAAGCTACATTAATGTGTTCTGGCTGCCGTGCCACTGGTATCCCCGCTACTTCCTGGCTGCGTCATTGTGGCAGCGCCAGGCGCAGGGCCAGGAAACGCTGCATTCAGTGGGAATGGGAGCAGATCAGTGAGGCAGGTGATGTGAATGTGATTACACGTCATCTCGACAACCAGCACGCCATCCTACGTGTGAATCCGCTTGCATCATGCAATTTCGCCATTCTCACAGCATTGCAGCCTTGCTGTCATGGATGATGATGTGCCATCGCACCACTAACGCCACACCCTTGTGTGCAGGGTCAGGAAAAGAGAAGTTCAAGATTCGTGTGCATCATATGTAGTGTAAACACTATATGTACCGTGGAAGGTGGCAGTTTGTGATGACATGGTGCAGCGAGGCGTGCACCACATCTGAaaacaaaacgctgttttctcgaTGCTGTCAATTCATGATAGTGCACTACTGCAATACCACATCTTTAGATGTCATGCCATCGTAACCGTATCGTAGCAGTTATTCCACCTTCGTAACACCACTGCTATCATCCACTTGTAACATTGCAATAACTTCAGCATCACGTTTCTGTTGTCAGAATTTCCGCTCCAGCGTAGTCTTGCTCGCACTGCCATTGTAATGGCACCGTTATGTTACCATTGGCATCTTTTCATTGCCAGCACGGCATTGTTGTCACGTCTCTGCTTCTTCTCTTGAGTTGGCAGTGTACATTCACTGCTGTCGCTTCCATGCTGCTTTACTGACATTGCGACTCGATAGCAGCTGTGTAGTCATAACAGTTGAGTTATAACAAGACTGTATCGAAGACGAACTTGATCCATGTGACGCTGAAGCTCACCTTCTGCCGTTGCATCAGTGATCATTCGGGAtcctcttgtttctttcactgtggctgGCAGCCACCTTTCTTCCTCTCCGAAGTTTCGGCTCCGAACAGGAGTGCCCGGGATCAGCTTGTTTTCTTGATCTGCCGGTGGACTGATAAGGAAGGCTACAGGTGGTGGAAGGCATGCGTCCAACCGAGAACGGATCTGGCATCCGAAAAGTTGTTGAGACAGTGATCATCCAGGGGCGTTATAAGGTAGCTAAAGAGCAGTTCAGCCAATCGCTCAGACAAGTCACCTGACCCAACCTTCTTGAGGCCATCTTTCAGCGTCCGCACGGCGCGTTCACCAAGCCCGTTCGATTGGGGGTGATGTGGTGCCGTACTAAAGTGCTTTATGCTGTTTCCTGTCACAAACTTCGTGAATGTCTCTGGCGTGCACTGAGTTCCGTTGTCTGCCACAATGATTCTTGGTATGGCCAGCCTGCTGAAGATTTCACGCAAGGATGTAACTGTCGAATGTGCTGTGGCATGACGCACTGGAATTGCTTCGATCCATTTTGAATGTGAATCTATGGCCACTAGGATCATGGTGTTGCTCACTGGACCAGCATAACTCAAATGGACACGTGACCAATTCTCATGCGTTAGTGGCCAGTTTACTAGTATTTTTGCCGGTGGCATTGCGTTTG includes:
- the LOC126516638 gene encoding putative nuclease HARBI1 → MSQPSVSRCIAKVARAIVQVGKEQGWVAFPRTASERAAIKQGFLQRGRLGGVIGCVDGTFIAIVAPNLPPAQKATYWCRKGYYALNAMVVCDSDLRVLHVDPRFAGSCHDAHVWRYASLRRRIASGRIAVQDGEYLLGDSAYPLEPWLLTPAPGHPAPHTPEGRYNAAHTSARSAVERCIGVMKSRFRCLQRHRALHYGPKKAATIVAACAALHNLCIDENVPHTGRAYSDGDDDGDRPHASSSSATQGEAPRARKCSVSPRAASGITPL